TTACAAGGATGAATTCTTTTTGGGGAGCGATTCGAATACCTCCCATATTTGTTTGTATCTGTACGAAATCCATTTCTGCTCCCTCTTCAACCTGACAAATGACTTCGTTCGTTTTTCCAATCAAGGAGCTCAAAAGAGCTGAAAGCTCCTCCGCTCGTTCCATTGAGACACCCCATGTGTTGATAGGAAAGCCCTCTGGACTGATGAATA
This genomic window from Candidatus Thorarchaeota archaeon contains:
- a CDS encoding roadblock/LC7 domain-containing protein gives rise to the protein MPAMPKREIFERIIQNITSKFPDVYAALFISPEGFPINTWGVSMERAEELSALLSSLIGKTNEVICQVEEGAEMDFVQIQTNMGGIRIAPQKEFILVTLTEG